One genomic window of Glycine soja cultivar W05 chromosome 9, ASM419377v2, whole genome shotgun sequence includes the following:
- the LOC114425681 gene encoding UDP-glycosyltransferase 13 has protein sequence MKGTIVLHPAMGRGHLVPMVELGKFIYTHHHQNLPIKILLPSPPNSTTLQYIAAVSATTPSITFHHLSPSQHLLHVLQTLISQSSKPKAFILDFFNHSAADVTRTLKIPTYYYFPNSASCVALFLYTPTIHYNTKKGFSSYSDTLRRIPGLPPLSPEDMPTSLLDRRSFESFANMSIQMRKTDGIIVNTFEKLENKAFFALKNGICMSLETHKSHSSTPETRNPRVFCMGPLVSNGGGEHDNDDSGCMSWLDSQPSRTVVFLSFGSYGRFSKSQIREIALGLERSGQRFLWVMRNPYERSELILEELLPKGFLERTKERGMVMKNWAPQVKILSHDSVGGFVTHCGWNSVLEAVSWGVPMVSWPLYAEQRLNRVVMVEEMKVALALKENEDGFVRASELEERVRELMDSERGRGKEVRERVLSARYDAVAALSDGGSSRVELNDLVELWMQ, from the coding sequence atgaagggcaCCATAGTTCTACACCCTGCCATGGGTAGGGGACACCTAGTCCCCATGGTAGAACTTGGCAAGTTCATATACACTCACCACCACCAAAACCTCCCCATCAAAATCCTCCTCCCTTCGCCGCCCAACTCCACCACCCTTCAATACATCGCCGCCGTCTCCGCCACCACGCCTTCGATCACCTTCCACCACCTCTCACCCTCACAACACTTACTCCACGTCCTCCAAACCCTCATCTCCCAATCTTCCAAACCCAAAGCCTTCATCCTAGACTTCTTCAACCACTCCGCTGCTGATGTCACACGAACCCTAAAAATCCCCACCTACTATTACTTCCCCAACTCCGCGAGTTGCGTCGCTCTCTTCCTTTACACCCCAACCATCCACTACAACACCAAGAAAGGCTTTTCCAGTTACAGCGACACGCTTCGCCGCATCCCCGGTTTGCCGCCACTGTCGCCGGAGGACATGCCCACCTCCCTCCTCGACCGCCGGAGCTTCGAGTCCTTCGCCAACATGTCGATTCAAATGAGAAAAACAGATGGAATAATCGTTAACACGTTCGAGAAGCTTGAGAATAAAGCTTTCTTCGCGTTGAAGAATGGGATCTGCATGTCATTAGAAACACATAAGTCTCATTCTTCAACGCCAGAAACACGTAACCCACGTGTCTTTTGCATGGGCCCACTTGTTTCTAACGGTGGAGGTGAACATGATAATGATGATAGTGGTTGCATGAGTTGGCTCGACTCGCAACCGAGTCGAACCGTTGTGTTTTTAAGCTTTGGAAGCTACGGAAGGTTCTCGAAGAGTCAGATAAGGGAGATAGCGTTAGGGTTAGAGAGGAGTGGACAAAGGTTTTTGTGGGTTATGAGGAACCCATATGAGAGAAGTGAATTGATTTTGGAGGAATTGTTGCCAAAAGGGTTTTTGGAAAGAACTAAAGAGAGGGGAATGGTGATGAAGAATTGGGCGCCACAAGTTAAGATTCTGAGTCATGACTCGGTGGGTGGGTTCGTGACTCACTGCGGGTGGAACTCGGTGTTGGAAGCGGTCTCTTGGGGTGTGCCTATGGTGTCGTGGCCTTTGTATGCGGAACAAAGGTTGAATAGGGTGGTTATGGTTGAGGAGATGAAGGTGGCTTTGGCGTTGAAGGAGAACGAAGATGGGTTTGTTAGGGCTAGTGAGTTGGAAGAGCGAGTTAGGGAGCTTATGGACTCGGAGAGAGGGAGAGGGAAAGAGGTTAGAGAGAGAGTTTTGAGCGCGAGATATGATGCTGTAGCTGCACTCAGCGATGGTGGATCTTCACGGGTTGAGTTGAATGACTTGGTTGAGTTGTGGATGCAATGA
- the LOC114368330 gene encoding uncharacterized protein LOC114368330 — protein sequence MALLTELLEVTPNEAIAETRQAGGPHAFRDLVHLYDHLNEASQALTRQMADYISLLQCWIYEHFPSVHRCVVDDGYVKASPRACRWLTGKAQMTGIKGAPYRARIDALTVTDVYWMSYAEHQGVRSYKLISSYTGQVRWGQIIVYIRPERVVRQFGYIQTVPPPSVRDLLTGTDIDDQWVHFSDHLVPTGELCVVLGQVAPDYME from the exons ATGGCCCTGTTGACGGAGCTACTTGAGGTCACCCCAAATGAGGCTATAGCTGAGACACGTCAAGCAGGTGGGCCTCAT GCTTTCAGGGACCTGGTCCACTTGTACGATCATCTTAACGAGGCGTCGCAGGCCCTTACACGGCAGATGGCCGATTACATTTCACTACTTCAG TGCTGGATTTACGAGCACTTTCCGTCGGTCCATCGATGTGTCGTCGATGATGGTTATGTTAAGGCTAGCCCACGTGCCTGTAGGTGGCTTACGGGTAAGGCCCAGATGACGGGGATTAAGGGAGCCCCGTACCGAGCACGTATTGATGCCCTGACAGTGACCGACGTCTATTGGATGTCGTATGCTGAGCATCAGGGAGTTCGGAGCTATAAGTTGATCTCCTCGTACACGGGCCAAGTCAGATGGGGTCAGATCATTGTCTACATTCGACCAGAGAGGGTGGTTCGGCAGTTTGGGTACATTCAGACCGTTCCTCCGCCGTCGGTTCGTGATTTGTTGACAGGTACTGATATAGACGACCAATGGGTACACTTTTCAGATCATCTGGTGCCTACAGGGGAGCTCTGTGTAGTTCTTGGGCAGGTGGCCCCAGACTACATGGAGTAG